In Rhodoferax koreense, a genomic segment contains:
- a CDS encoding CDP-alcohol phosphatidyltransferase family protein: MTPHHPERRTERRHFTMIRGFHLADFFTLGNAACGAAAVFCAMLYMAQGRVALFHASAALMVAALVFDVFDGRIARWRQQNSSLGRELDSLADVISFGVGPAALGFAAGLQGGWDVAILLYFVCCGVSRLARYNVTAESLSGDDDKVAYFEGTPIPTSVLLAAILAFCAWQGRVGEALYGGGWMLGWELHPMSLLFALSGTLMISKTLHIPKL; the protein is encoded by the coding sequence ATGACCCCACACCACCCAGAACGCCGCACCGAGCGCCGCCATTTCACGATGATCCGCGGCTTTCACCTCGCCGACTTCTTCACCCTCGGCAATGCCGCCTGCGGCGCGGCCGCGGTGTTCTGCGCCATGCTGTACATGGCCCAGGGCCGTGTCGCCCTGTTCCACGCGTCGGCCGCGCTGATGGTGGCAGCGCTGGTCTTCGACGTGTTCGACGGCCGCATCGCGCGCTGGCGCCAGCAGAATTCCTCGCTCGGGCGTGAACTCGATTCACTGGCCGACGTGATCTCGTTCGGCGTCGGCCCTGCGGCACTGGGCTTCGCAGCCGGGCTGCAGGGCGGCTGGGACGTGGCCATCCTGCTGTACTTCGTCTGCTGCGGCGTGAGCCGGCTGGCGCGCTACAACGTGACGGCGGAAAGCCTGTCCGGCGACGACGACAAGGTGGCCTATTTCGAAGGCACGCCGATTCCGACCAGCGTGCTGCTGGCCGCGATCCTGGCCTTTTGCGCCTGGCAGGGGCGCGTTGGCGAGGCGCTGTACGGCGGCGGCTGGATGCTCGGCTGGGAACTGCACCCCATGTCGCTGCTGTTCGCGCTGTCCGGCACGCTGATGATCAGCAAGACGCTGCACATTCCGAAGCTCTGA
- a CDS encoding ABC transporter ATP-binding protein, translating into MPPTLALTGLAKHYGATPVFANVSLCVEAGEFVAIVGESGVGKSTLLNCMAGLDTWDAGQVRIDGVDLGELNDDQRARLRREKVGFVFQAFHVLPHLDVAQNVALPLMLLGRPDAARVQALLADVGLEGLGARLPQQLSGGQLQRVAIARALVHQPRLLLADEPTGNLDPGTAAKVMDALLAQTRRHGAALVLVTHSEAAAARADRVLMLSADGIGASRAG; encoded by the coding sequence ATGCCGCCCACGCTGGCCCTGACAGGCCTTGCCAAACACTATGGCGCGACGCCGGTTTTCGCCAACGTGAGCCTGTGCGTCGAGGCGGGCGAGTTCGTGGCCATCGTCGGCGAATCGGGCGTGGGCAAATCCACCCTGCTCAACTGCATGGCCGGCCTCGACACCTGGGACGCGGGCCAGGTGCGCATCGACGGCGTGGACCTCGGCGAATTGAACGACGACCAGCGCGCCCGCCTGCGCCGCGAGAAGGTCGGCTTCGTGTTTCAGGCCTTCCACGTGTTGCCGCACCTGGACGTGGCGCAGAACGTGGCCCTGCCGCTGATGCTGCTCGGCCGCCCCGACGCTGCGCGGGTGCAGGCCCTGCTCGCCGACGTCGGCCTCGAAGGCCTGGGCGCGCGGCTGCCGCAGCAGCTCAGTGGTGGCCAGCTGCAACGCGTGGCCATCGCCCGCGCGCTGGTGCACCAGCCGCGCCTGCTGCTCGCCGACGAACCCACCGGCAACCTCGACCCCGGCACCGCAGCCAAGGTGATGGACGCCCTGCTCGCCCAGACGCGCCGCCACGGCGCAGCGCTGGTGCTGGTCACGCATTCGGAAGCCGCCGCCGCGCGCGCCGACCGCGTGCTCATGCTCAGTGCCGATGGGATCGGCGCGTCCCGGGCTGGGTGA
- a CDS encoding SDR family oxidoreductase, with the protein MKKTSETKTSEKKTGKNRKEAKSAVVEKQLRLQREQDQRDRQEKKAEPAPTQKGAAGGLPHTGPGKMPPAPPLPAQHLPKPGLEADMVHKPQFTAPHYKGSGKLEGFSTLVTGGDSGIGRAVAVLFAREGADVAIVYLADEEADAQQTRTHVEAEGRRCLLIPGDVKDADFCRRAVKKTVKAFGGLNVLVNNAGFQEHAKSIEDLSEERFDETLKTNVYGYFHMAKAAVPHLPSGGSIINTGSVTGLRGSKELLDYSTTKGAIHAFTKALASQLLERGIRVNAVAPGPVWTPFNPADKSPEDIVEFGSKTDFGRAAQPEELSPAYVFLAAPCCASYITGIVLPVTGTAGDGA; encoded by the coding sequence ATGAAAAAGACCAGCGAAACGAAAACCAGCGAAAAGAAGACCGGCAAGAACCGGAAGGAGGCCAAGTCCGCGGTCGTGGAGAAGCAGCTGCGCCTCCAGCGCGAGCAGGACCAGCGCGACCGGCAGGAGAAGAAGGCCGAGCCGGCGCCCACGCAAAAGGGCGCTGCCGGCGGGCTCCCGCACACCGGCCCCGGAAAGATGCCGCCCGCGCCGCCGTTGCCGGCGCAACACCTGCCCAAGCCGGGCCTGGAAGCGGACATGGTGCACAAGCCGCAATTCACGGCGCCGCACTACAAGGGCAGCGGCAAGCTCGAAGGTTTCTCGACCCTGGTGACCGGCGGCGACTCGGGCATCGGCCGGGCGGTGGCCGTGCTGTTCGCGCGCGAAGGTGCGGACGTGGCCATCGTCTACCTCGCAGATGAAGAGGCGGACGCGCAGCAGACCCGCACCCACGTCGAGGCGGAGGGCCGGCGTTGCCTGCTGATCCCCGGCGACGTGAAGGATGCGGATTTCTGCCGCCGCGCGGTGAAGAAGACGGTGAAGGCCTTCGGTGGGCTGAACGTGCTCGTCAACAACGCGGGCTTCCAGGAGCACGCCAAGTCGATCGAAGACCTGAGCGAGGAACGCTTCGATGAAACCCTCAAGACCAATGTCTACGGCTACTTTCACATGGCCAAGGCCGCGGTGCCGCATCTGCCCAGCGGGGGCAGCATCATCAACACCGGTTCGGTGACGGGGCTGCGCGGCAGCAAGGAGCTGCTCGATTATTCGACCACCAAGGGCGCGATCCACGCGTTCACCAAGGCACTGGCCAGCCAGCTGCTGGAACGCGGCATTCGCGTCAACGCGGTGGCGCCGGGGCCGGTATGGACGCCGTTCAATCCGGCGGACAAGTCCCCCGAGGACATCGTCGAATTCGGAAGCAAGACCGACTTCGGCCGCGCGGCCCAGCCGGAGGAGCTGTCGCCAGCCTACGTGTTCCTGGCCGCGCCTTGCTGCGCGAGCTACATCACCGGCATCGTCCTGCCGGTGACCGGAACGGCCGGCGACGGCGCCTGA
- a CDS encoding SDR family oxidoreductase encodes MTQEFAGKIVVVSGGSRGIGRGIAAAFAAQGAQTVLAASSQDTLNATADAITQSGAIRPDVCAADLRTEDGCKAVFALVSQRHGRCDILVNSAGATRAGAFLDLTADAWQDGFALKFFGCVHLCRLFWPMLAASHGHVVNIIGGAARTPDPGFLIGGSVNAAMHNFTKGLSGLGKRDGVNVNAILPGLTETARVGQLFAQRAAASGKTVDEERAAQVAKEGLARLGTPEDVAALALFLCGEAARHIQGTAIAVDGGGTPGVY; translated from the coding sequence ATGACGCAGGAATTCGCCGGAAAAATCGTGGTGGTCAGCGGGGGCAGCCGCGGCATCGGTCGCGGCATCGCCGCCGCTTTCGCCGCCCAGGGCGCGCAGACCGTGCTGGCGGCTTCCTCGCAGGACACCCTGAACGCGACGGCCGATGCCATCACCCAAAGCGGCGCGATCCGCCCCGACGTGTGCGCGGCCGACCTGCGCACCGAGGACGGCTGCAAGGCCGTGTTCGCGCTGGTGAGCCAGCGCCACGGCCGCTGCGACATCCTCGTCAACTCGGCCGGCGCCACGCGTGCCGGCGCCTTCCTCGACCTCACGGCCGACGCCTGGCAGGACGGCTTCGCGCTCAAGTTCTTCGGCTGCGTGCACCTGTGCCGGCTGTTCTGGCCGATGCTGGCGGCATCGCACGGCCATGTGGTCAACATCATCGGCGGCGCGGCGCGCACACCCGACCCGGGTTTCCTGATCGGCGGCTCGGTGAACGCGGCCATGCACAACTTCACGAAGGGCCTGTCCGGCCTGGGCAAACGCGATGGCGTCAACGTCAACGCCATCCTGCCCGGCCTGACGGAGACCGCGCGCGTCGGCCAGCTTTTCGCGCAGCGCGCCGCGGCCAGCGGCAAGACGGTGGACGAGGAGCGTGCGGCCCAGGTTGCGAAGGAGGGGCTGGCGCGGCTGGGCACGCCCGAGGACGTGGCGGCGCTAGCGCTGTTCCTGTGTGGCGAGGCGGCGCGCCACATCCAGGGCACGGCCATCGCCGTGGACGGCGGCGGCACGCCGGGCGTGTACTGA
- a CDS encoding ACP S-malonyltransferase, which yields MSYAVLFPGQGSQHAAMLPWLEEEAPSALVLQAMAAMLGADWRQRLEDPDFLASNRVAQVLVTGVSLAAWAAVRAHLPAPPDIVAGYSVGELAAVACAGAFDAATALALAAQRAQAMDAAVQGLATGLLSVSGPNQAARDRLLAEWRVETAIRIAPGHVILAGEAATLQAVARLLADEGAHCTPLPIRVASHSSWMRAAATAFAQTLADVAWRPLQCAVAANATGSALRRPQPLCEALSRQIDHTVAWDACLETVAERRVERVIEIGPGRALGAMWAHQHPDVPVRSLEDFRSARSAADWVQQAA from the coding sequence ATGAGTTACGCCGTGCTCTTTCCCGGCCAGGGCAGCCAGCACGCAGCCATGTTGCCCTGGCTCGAGGAAGAAGCACCGTCCGCACTCGTGCTGCAGGCCATGGCCGCCATGCTCGGCGCGGACTGGCGGCAGCGGCTGGAAGATCCGGACTTCCTGGCCAGCAACCGGGTGGCGCAGGTGCTGGTCACCGGCGTATCGCTGGCCGCCTGGGCTGCGGTGCGCGCGCACCTGCCGGCGCCGCCGGACATCGTTGCGGGCTACAGCGTGGGCGAACTCGCGGCGGTGGCCTGCGCCGGGGCCTTCGATGCAGCCACCGCGCTTGCCCTGGCCGCGCAACGCGCCCAGGCGATGGACGCGGCGGTGCAGGGCCTGGCGACCGGCCTGCTCTCCGTCTCGGGTCCGAACCAGGCCGCGCGGGACCGCCTCCTCGCCGAATGGCGCGTGGAGACGGCCATCCGGATCGCGCCCGGCCATGTGATCCTGGCCGGCGAGGCAGCGACGCTGCAGGCCGTGGCGCGGCTCCTGGCCGACGAGGGCGCGCATTGCACGCCGCTGCCGATCCGCGTGGCCTCGCATTCGTCGTGGATGCGCGCGGCCGCCACGGCCTTCGCGCAAACCTTGGCCGATGTCGCCTGGCGGCCTTTGCAGTGCGCCGTCGCCGCCAATGCGACCGGCAGTGCGCTGCGCCGGCCCCAGCCCCTGTGCGAAGCCCTGAGCCGGCAGATCGACCACACCGTGGCCTGGGACGCCTGCCTGGAAACCGTGGCCGAACGCCGCGTCGAACGCGTCATCGAGATCGGGCCGGGCCGCGCCCTGGGCGCCATGTGGGCACACCAACATCCGGATGTGCCGGTGCGCTCGCTGGAGGATTTCCGTTCGGCCCGCAGCGCCGCGGACTGGGTGCAGCAGGCGGCCTGA
- a CDS encoding Bcr/CflA family efflux MFS transporter codes for MPASSSPVTAAPPAHAMQPGLVVLILSLLLGIQPVTTDLYLPALPALTDGFKAPMAQAQLTLSALLLAFGVSQLLWGPLSDRFGRRPILLLGLAAYTLAAAGSALAASMELLIAWRTVQGAAMGAAVMGARAVVRDLYAPETGARVMSKGLSGLGLMACISPPLGGLVSDLLGWRAALLLLALFGATALTVVALRFQETVQRRNPDALRPGTLVRTWAGIVRHPTFLAYTLLATASYSVLFTFLAASSFIFIKVLGMGKTAYGFAMFSSAFAYLAGTFLCRRLLPRFGVRRSVAIAGAISLTGGSLIGGFALAGWHSVATILVPFWLVMLAHGVHQPCSQSGAVGPFPQAAGAASALNGFSMMLAAFGVGGWLGTRFDGTVFPLTNGIWFFSVLIAAVAWTLVQKFGEPGHAQR; via the coding sequence ATGCCCGCGTCTTCCTCTCCCGTCACGGCCGCGCCGCCGGCCCATGCGATGCAGCCCGGCCTGGTCGTGCTGATCCTGTCGCTGCTGCTCGGCATCCAGCCCGTCACGACCGACCTCTACCTCCCCGCCCTGCCCGCGCTCACCGACGGCTTCAAGGCGCCGATGGCCCAGGCGCAACTCACGCTGAGTGCGCTGCTGCTGGCCTTCGGCGTGTCGCAACTGCTCTGGGGGCCGCTGTCCGACCGCTTCGGCCGCCGGCCGATCCTGCTGCTGGGCCTGGCGGCCTACACGCTGGCGGCCGCGGGCAGTGCGCTGGCCGCCTCCATGGAACTGCTGATCGCCTGGCGCACCGTGCAGGGCGCGGCCATGGGCGCGGCGGTGATGGGCGCACGCGCCGTGGTGCGCGACCTGTATGCGCCGGAAACGGGCGCACGCGTGATGTCCAAGGGCTTGAGCGGCCTGGGCCTGATGGCCTGCATCAGCCCGCCGCTGGGTGGCCTGGTCTCCGACCTGCTGGGCTGGCGCGCGGCCCTGCTGCTGCTGGCGCTGTTCGGTGCCACGGCGCTGACCGTGGTGGCGCTGCGTTTCCAGGAAACCGTGCAGCGCCGGAATCCCGACGCCCTGCGGCCCGGCACGCTCGTGCGCACCTGGGCCGGCATCGTGCGCCATCCGACCTTCCTGGCCTACACGCTGCTGGCCACGGCTTCGTATTCGGTGCTATTCACCTTCCTGGCCGCCTCGTCCTTCATCTTCATCAAGGTGCTGGGCATGGGCAAGACGGCCTACGGTTTCGCGATGTTCTCCTCGGCCTTCGCCTACCTGGCCGGCACCTTTCTCTGCCGGCGCCTGCTGCCGCGATTCGGCGTGCGCCGCAGCGTGGCCATTGCCGGGGCGATATCGCTCACCGGCGGCAGCTTGATCGGCGGCTTCGCGCTCGCGGGCTGGCACAGCGTGGCGACCATCCTCGTGCCGTTCTGGCTGGTGATGCTGGCCCACGGCGTGCACCAGCCGTGCAGCCAAAGCGGCGCGGTCGGCCCGTTTCCGCAGGCGGCGGGCGCGGCCTCCGCACTGAACGGGTTCTCGATGATGCTGGCCGCGTTCGGCGTCGGCGGCTGGCTGGGCACACGCTTCGACGGCACGGTGTTTCCGCTGACCAACGGCATCTGGTTCTTCTCGGTGCTGATCGCGGCCGTGGCCTGGACGCTGGTGCAGAAGTTCGGCGAGCCGGGCCACGCGCAGCGATGA
- a CDS encoding DMT family transporter, whose protein sequence is MTLRSTLPALPALAAALLFGASTPLAKALVGDMPPLLLAGLLYLGSGLGLGLLLGLRRVLVAAATRTRPPGQDTARLHIPRAEWPWLLGAILFGGVCGPALLMLGLTQTGGATASLLLNVEAVLTALIAWLVFRENADRRVVLGMAAIVLGGVLLAWEPGGATLSTGALLVVGACLCWAVDNNLTRKVSTNDAMLVAGLKGLLAGATNTALALAGGAVLPAAGPLAASLVLGFFGYGLSLTLFVLALRTLGTARSGAYFSVAPLFGVAVSFALWPAAPGALFWAAAALMAGGVWLHVRERHEHAHVHEPLAHSHRHRHDAHHRHTHAFAWNGEEPHTHAHVHEVLVHRHAHFPDIHHRHRHGAQGGHSH, encoded by the coding sequence ATGACCTTACGCTCCACTCTGCCAGCACTTCCTGCGCTGGCCGCCGCCCTGCTCTTCGGCGCCAGCACGCCGCTGGCCAAAGCGCTGGTCGGCGATATGCCGCCCTTGCTGCTGGCCGGCCTGCTCTACCTCGGCAGCGGCCTGGGACTGGGCCTGCTGCTCGGTCTGCGCCGTGTCCTGGTGGCCGCGGCCACCAGGACACGGCCACCAGGCCAGGACACGGCGCGGCTGCACATCCCGCGTGCCGAATGGCCCTGGCTGCTCGGCGCGATCCTGTTCGGCGGTGTCTGCGGGCCGGCCCTGCTGATGCTCGGCCTGACGCAGACCGGCGGCGCCACCGCCTCGCTGCTGCTCAATGTCGAAGCCGTGCTGACGGCGCTCATCGCCTGGCTGGTGTTCCGGGAGAACGCCGACCGCCGGGTCGTGCTGGGCATGGCCGCGATCGTGCTCGGCGGCGTGCTCCTGGCCTGGGAGCCCGGCGGTGCCACCCTGTCCACCGGTGCCCTGCTGGTGGTCGGCGCCTGCCTGTGCTGGGCCGTGGACAACAACCTCACGCGCAAGGTGTCGACCAACGACGCGATGCTGGTGGCCGGCCTTAAGGGCCTCTTGGCCGGCGCCACCAACACCGCGCTGGCGCTGGCCGGCGGCGCGGTGCTCCCCGCCGCGGGGCCGCTCGCCGCCAGCCTGGTGCTGGGTTTCTTTGGCTACGGGCTGAGCCTCACGCTGTTCGTGCTGGCGCTGCGCACGCTGGGCACGGCGCGCAGCGGGGCCTACTTCTCCGTCGCGCCGCTGTTCGGCGTGGCGGTGTCGTTCGCGTTGTGGCCAGCCGCGCCCGGGGCGCTGTTCTGGGCGGCCGCGGCGCTGATGGCCGGGGGCGTCTGGCTGCACGTGCGCGAAAGGCACGAGCACGCCCACGTGCACGAGCCGCTGGCCCACAGCCACCGGCATCGCCACGACGCGCACCATCGGCACACGCACGCCTTCGCCTGGAACGGCGAAGAGCCCCACACCCACGCGCATGTGCACGAGGTGCTGGTGCACCGGCATGCGCATTTTCCCGACATCCACCACCGGCATCGCCATGGCGCGCAAGGCGGGCATTCCCATTGA
- the mutL gene encoding DNA mismatch repair endonuclease MutL, which yields MNDTSTLPIPEAAPSATSARRVIRELPDELISQIAAGEVVERPASVVRELVDNALDAGATQITLRLLAGGVRLISVEDDGGGIPMAELPVALKRHATSKIANLDDLESVGTMGFRGEALAAINSIADMAILSRATGHASAYLLDGRSGELRPVARSAGTTVEVKELFFSTPARRKFLKTDATELAHCIEAVRRHALARPDVGFAIWHEGKLVEQWRACPHPDAMDALTQRLRDVLGDDFVEQSVAVDYRSSAHKRPHEEDGLPPVRVWGRAGIPDASRARPDQQFAYVNGRFVRDKVITHAARSAYEDVLHGQRQPVYALYVAIEPNRVDVNVHPTKIEVRFRDSREVHQAVRHAVDDALAAPRAAAVAAAVSVAAPLATPASPESASIRPPAQAQWAQPAMNFGSGNVGHRISDFEALWPVRAVVPSPSDAPTPPLSATEAPPPVFATAPATASAPATAANDEAATPAATPTATEAPAWPLGRALAQLQGVYILAENAQGLIVVDMHAAHERIVYERLKLQIENTSSASIASQPLLIPVTFAATPQEVATAEAAADTLATLGLEITAFSPKTLAVRAVPTTLAQGDAVELARSVLAELAQVDASTVVQRAQHELLSTMACHGAVRANRKLTIDEMNALLRQMETTDRSDQCNHGRPTWRQITLKELDSLFMRGR from the coding sequence GTGAACGACACCTCCACACTTCCAATTCCCGAGGCCGCCCCCTCGGCCACCTCGGCCCGCCGCGTCATCCGCGAGTTGCCCGACGAACTCATCAGCCAGATCGCGGCCGGCGAAGTGGTCGAACGGCCGGCCTCGGTGGTGCGCGAACTGGTCGACAACGCGCTCGACGCGGGCGCCACGCAGATCACGCTGCGCCTGCTGGCCGGCGGCGTGCGGCTGATCTCGGTGGAGGACGACGGCGGCGGCATTCCCATGGCCGAGCTGCCGGTCGCGCTCAAGCGCCATGCCACGAGCAAGATCGCCAACCTGGACGACCTCGAATCCGTGGGCACGATGGGATTCCGCGGCGAGGCCCTGGCGGCCATCAATTCCATCGCCGACATGGCCATCCTGTCGCGGGCGACGGGCCACGCCAGCGCCTATTTGCTCGATGGCCGCTCCGGCGAACTGCGGCCGGTGGCGCGCAGCGCGGGCACCACGGTGGAGGTCAAGGAGCTGTTCTTCAGCACGCCGGCACGGCGCAAGTTCCTCAAGACCGATGCCACCGAACTGGCGCATTGCATCGAAGCGGTGCGCCGCCATGCGCTGGCCCGCCCCGATGTGGGCTTCGCCATCTGGCACGAGGGCAAGCTCGTCGAACAATGGCGCGCCTGCCCGCACCCGGATGCCATGGACGCGCTGACCCAGCGCCTGCGCGACGTGCTGGGCGACGATTTCGTCGAGCAGTCGGTGGCGGTGGACTACCGCAGTTCGGCGCACAAGCGCCCCCATGAAGAGGACGGCCTGCCGCCGGTGCGCGTCTGGGGCCGGGCCGGCATTCCCGACGCCTCGCGCGCGCGGCCCGACCAGCAGTTCGCCTACGTGAACGGCCGCTTCGTGCGCGACAAGGTCATCACCCATGCGGCGCGCAGCGCCTACGAGGACGTGCTGCACGGCCAGCGCCAGCCGGTGTATGCGCTGTACGTGGCCATCGAGCCAAACCGCGTCGACGTGAACGTGCACCCGACCAAGATCGAGGTGCGTTTCCGCGACAGCCGCGAAGTGCACCAGGCCGTGCGGCATGCGGTGGACGATGCGCTGGCCGCGCCGCGCGCCGCGGCAGTGGCCGCAGCGGTTTCGGTGGCGGCGCCGTTGGCCACGCCCGCCTCGCCGGAATCTGCATCGATTCGCCCTCCCGCGCAGGCGCAATGGGCGCAGCCTGCTATGAATTTTGGTAGTGGCAACGTCGGGCACCGGATTTCGGATTTCGAAGCGCTGTGGCCGGTGCGCGCGGTCGTGCCATCGCCGTCCGATGCGCCGACGCCGCCGCTGTCGGCCACTGAAGCGCCGCCGCCGGTGTTCGCCACAGCGCCAGCCACGGCATCGGCGCCGGCCACCGCCGCGAACGACGAAGCCGCCACCCCCGCCGCCACACCCACCGCCACGGAAGCCCCCGCCTGGCCGCTGGGCCGTGCGCTGGCGCAGCTGCAGGGCGTCTACATCCTGGCCGAAAACGCCCAGGGCCTGATCGTCGTGGACATGCATGCCGCGCATGAGCGCATCGTCTACGAGCGGCTCAAGCTGCAGATCGAGAACACCAGCAGCGCCAGCATCGCCAGCCAGCCGCTGCTGATCCCCGTGACCTTCGCCGCCACGCCGCAGGAGGTGGCCACGGCCGAGGCCGCCGCAGACACGCTGGCAACCCTCGGCCTGGAGATCACCGCGTTCTCCCCCAAGACGCTGGCCGTGCGCGCGGTGCCGACCACCCTGGCCCAGGGCGACGCGGTGGAACTCGCGCGCAGTGTGCTCGCCGAGCTGGCCCAGGTGGACGCCAGCACCGTGGTCCAGCGCGCGCAGCACGAACTGCTGTCCACCATGGCCTGCCACGGCGCGGTGCGCGCCAACCGCAAACTCACCATCGACGAGATGAACGCCCTGCTGCGCCAGATGGAAACCACCGACCGCTCCGACCAATGCAACCACGGCCGGCCGACCTGGCGCCAAATCACCCTCAAGGAGTTGGATAGCCTCTTCATGCGCGGCCGGTAG
- the miaA gene encoding tRNA (adenosine(37)-N6)-dimethylallyltransferase MiaA, with protein MTGPTLSPLLTPVLPRSIALAGPTASGKTAAAFAIAHHLAPRRPVEIISVDSALVYRGMDIGTAKPTRAELASVPHHLIDIRDPLQAYSAADFVHDAERLMAEITARGHLPLLVGGTMLYFKALFEGLDAMPKADAATRAALEAEAAQLGWPAMHAQLAMVDPVTAARLEPADAQRIQRALEVYRVSGQPLSDFHTARDTAAEAERTRNVTLISLEPDERAWLHARIAQRFDAMLADGLINEVRHLRARGDLNPELPSMRCVGYRQAWTLLDEADVPTAAQKAVFRDQGIFATRQLAKRQLTWLRSMPRRHLVAADAPDALSQVLGLVDAALEST; from the coding sequence ATGACCGGCCCGACCTTGTCACCCCTCTTGACACCCGTCCTGCCACGGTCCATCGCCCTGGCCGGCCCCACGGCCTCGGGCAAGACCGCCGCGGCCTTCGCCATCGCGCACCACCTTGCGCCGCGCCGGCCGGTGGAGATCATCAGCGTCGACTCCGCCCTGGTCTACCGAGGCATGGACATCGGCACCGCCAAGCCCACGCGCGCCGAACTCGCCAGCGTGCCGCACCACCTGATCGACATCCGCGACCCTCTGCAAGCCTACAGCGCCGCTGATTTCGTGCACGACGCCGAGCGGCTGATGGCCGAAATCACCGCGCGCGGCCACCTGCCGCTGCTGGTCGGCGGCACCATGCTGTACTTCAAGGCGCTGTTCGAAGGCCTGGATGCCATGCCCAAGGCCGATGCGGCCACGCGCGCCGCGCTGGAGGCCGAAGCGGCACAGCTCGGCTGGCCGGCCATGCACGCGCAGCTGGCCATGGTCGACCCGGTCACCGCCGCACGGCTCGAGCCGGCCGATGCCCAGCGCATCCAGCGCGCATTGGAGGTCTACCGGGTGTCGGGCCAGCCGTTGTCAGACTTTCACACCGCACGCGATACCGCAGCCGAGGCCGAGCGCACACGCAACGTCACGCTGATCTCGCTGGAACCGGACGAGCGCGCCTGGCTGCACGCCCGCATCGCCCAGCGCTTTGACGCCATGCTGGCCGATGGCCTGATCAACGAGGTGCGCCACCTGCGCGCACGGGGCGACCTGAACCCCGAGCTGCCCAGCATGCGCTGCGTCGGTTACCGCCAGGCCTGGACCCTGCTCGACGAAGCCGATGTCCCCACGGCTGCGCAGAAGGCCGTGTTCCGCGACCAGGGCATCTTCGCCACGCGCCAGCTGGCCAAGCGCCAGCTCACCTGGCTGCGTTCCATGCCCCGGCGCCACCTCGTGGCCGCCGATGCGCCCGACGCCCTGTCCCAGGTGCTCGGGCTGGTGGATGCCGCGCTGGAGTCGACCTGA
- a CDS encoding alpha/beta hydrolase produces the protein MKRWSLFGYLGSIALGFAVLAGCASLDEKQRSWIFQPSDASWGSSADMAREMQDVWISFDSTTTGSPAKLHGLWLPADPAQPGWSGSAKAPVLLYLHGARWNVAGSAPRIKRMQELGFSVLAIDYRGFGKSTPGLPSEAMAYEDAQVAWNWLAQQNPGQPRYIFGHSLGGAIAIDLASKVDDEAGTIVEGTFTSILDVASSMKWGWLPLAPLITQHFASEQKVGHLGAPLLVVHGSNDNMILPALGRKLFEAAKGPKAFVLVEGGSHFNTMNLGQDQYRAALAGLFGTAGPGPNTQQGTMAMQTHVDIGGNISSTPSTPN, from the coding sequence ATGAAACGCTGGTCTCTGTTCGGTTACCTCGGCTCCATCGCCCTCGGCTTCGCCGTCCTGGCGGGCTGCGCATCCCTCGACGAAAAACAACGCAGCTGGATCTTCCAGCCCAGCGACGCCAGCTGGGGCTCCAGCGCCGACATGGCGCGCGAGATGCAGGACGTGTGGATCTCCTTCGACTCCACCACCACCGGCAGCCCGGCCAAGCTGCACGGCCTGTGGCTGCCGGCCGACCCGGCCCAGCCCGGCTGGAGCGGCAGCGCCAAGGCGCCCGTGCTGCTGTACCTGCACGGCGCGCGCTGGAACGTGGCCGGCTCGGCGCCACGCATCAAACGCATGCAGGAGCTCGGCTTCTCGGTGCTGGCCATCGACTACCGCGGCTTCGGCAAGAGCACGCCGGGCCTGCCGTCGGAAGCGATGGCTTATGAAGACGCCCAGGTGGCCTGGAACTGGCTGGCGCAGCAGAACCCCGGCCAACCACGCTACATCTTCGGCCATTCGCTCGGCGGCGCCATCGCCATCGACCTGGCCTCCAAAGTCGACGACGAGGCCGGCACCATCGTCGAAGGCACCTTCACCTCCATCCTCGACGTGGCCAGCAGCATGAAGTGGGGCTGGCTGCCGCTGGCGCCGCTGATCACCCAGCATTTCGCCTCGGAGCAAAAGGTCGGCCACCTCGGCGCACCGCTGCTGGTGGTGCACGGCTCGAACGACAACATGATCCTGCCCGCCCTCGGCCGCAAGCTGTTCGAAGCCGCCAAGGGGCCGAAGGCCTTCGTTCTCGTGGAGGGCGGCTCACACTTCAACACCATGAACCTTGGCCAGGACCAGTACCGTGCGGCGCTGGCCGGCCTGTTCGGCACCGCCGGCCCGGGCCCGAACACGCAGCAGGGCACCATGGCCATGCAGACGCACGTGGACATCGGCGGCAACATTTCCTCGACACCGTCCACGCCGAACTGA